In the Helicobacter cetorum MIT 99-5656 genome, TAGGGTTTAACTTTAAAATGGGTTATCAGCATTACTTTAATAATTTTATAGGGTTAGCTTATTATGGTATTGTCAAATACAATTATGCTAAAGCTAATAATGAAAAAATCCAGCAATTGAGTTTAGGAATAGGCACAGATTTATTATTAGATTTTGTTACTACTTATACTAAAGCTTCAAAGGATAGCAAGAAGAAAAGCTTTTCTTCTTCTTTTGGCATGTTTGTTGGTGTAAGGGGTTTGTATAATGGTTATCATGTGTTCAATCAAGTTCAAAGAGCTAAGAATGTAGATGCGACTACAGGATTGAATTATCGTTACAAGCATTCTAAGTATTCTGTAGGTATTAGTGTGCCTTTAATAGAGAGAAAGGTTAGTATCGTTTCTAATAGTAGTGTTTATAACGCTGCTATTAGTTTGAATGAAAAAGCGAATGATTTTAATGTGTTTTTTAATTATGGGTGGGTGTTTTAAATTTATTATTCACTCTAATTTTTATTGATTAAAGTTGCCTTTAAATATGAGAAAATTAGCTAGAAACCACAATGCTTTCACACGCTATTTTAGAAAGAAAGATTTAAAACAGCTGAGTTTTACAAAAAAGATTTTTCTAAAACAAACCCAAATTAAATTTTAATCAAAGTTGCTTTCTAAAAGACATTACACAAAGAAGAAGTCTCAAAACTTCTCTTGAATTTTAAAAACTCCAATTATTTTGGGGCTTAAAAGCACGCAACAAGCGAGCCATAAGAACCATTAAAATTTAAGCTAAAAACCCTGATAAAACTTCTTAAAAACCATTTTCAAATAAAAATAAAAATTAATCTTTCTTTAAAACAAAGAAAACTCTTAAAGCCTATATTTTAGAAACGACAATTTGAATACACATCTCATGTTATTATTGAAACCCCCAATACAAAAACTAATATCCCCTAAGCTTTGTAACATTCTCGCATGCCTGTTGCATGCCTAATTTACAACCCTTATCATAAACCCTTATAGCGTTTTCTTTGTCTTTCATGTTAGTGTAATACATGCTAGCTAGAGCAAAACAGCCCTTCTCATCGCCCATATCACAGCCCCTTTCGTAATTATCAAAAGCCTTTCTCAAGTCTTTTTTAATGGTATCCCCTTGAGCATACATAAAGCCCATTCTAGAGCAACTGACTCCGCTCCCCATTTCACATGCTTGTCTGAAATAGTCAAAGGCTTTATGAGAGTCTTTTTTCACATACCTACCCAACATATACATAGAGCCTAAACTCGCACAGCCATCGGGGTTATTCAACCCACAAGCTTTTTGCAAGTAGTCAAACGCCACTTCAAAATCTTCATCAAGTCCTGCATCGCCATTTTCAAACAAGCTTCCTAAAGCACGACAAGCCTGTCCGTCATTTAACCTGCAAGCCTTCAGATAGTAAATAACCGCTTTATGGTTGCTTTGCTTGACTTCCAATGAACCCCTTTCATAAGCAACCCCCAAAACATAGCACCCCTTAGCAACATCAAAATTACAGCTTTTTTGATAGTAGGTAACCGCTTGGGCGAAATTTCCCCTAATCTTTCTGTCATAAATAATGCCCAAGCTATAGCAACTCTTAGGGTGTTTTAAAACACATGCCTTAGCGTAAGCGTCAATAGCTTTTTGATAATTTTGATCTACCCCTAAGCCCTCATCATAAAGCGACCCCACACCAAAGCACCCCTGCCTATCATCAGCCTGGCATGCGGTTCTATAATATTCTAAGGCTTTCTTATAATCTATCCTAGTGCCTTGACCATTTTCATAAATCACGCCTAGCTGCACACAACCCTCACTCACACCTTCACTGCATGCTCTTTTGAAATTAGAAGTAGCTTTAGAATAATTCCCTTCTTTATAGGCTCTCTCACCTATACCTAAAGAGCTATTGTCTCTTTTTGTCCATTCCGCACTCAGCTCCCCTAAAAATAACATGCAAAATACTATCTTTAAAATCTTGTTCCAATTCATCGTTGCCTTCTTTTACAAATTTTTAACTCTTAGGGCGTTAAATAAAATAAATTTCATCTAATGAAAATAAGCTTTAATTCTAACATAAAAACCTAAAATAAAAGGCGTAACACAACTTCTATAGTCCCTAGCCCCTAAAACTCACTTAGCTGTAGAAGTTTTTTTACGCCCCATAGAAGTGATGTAGAGATAAATCGCTTGCACTTCTTCTAAATTAAGATTGTATTTAGGCATCATGCCCTTGCCTAAATATAGAGCATCTTTGAAAGTTTTAAAATCTAAATCATTGATTTTAGGGGCATAAAGGACTTTTTCTTCATCTTTTTCATAATAGGAAGTGATTTTTTGTTTTTCTCCTTTAAACCCATGACATTTCACACAAGAGATACCCCTAGGGTTTTTATAAAGAGCCAAACCATATTCTAAATCTGAGATAAAATCTGCTTCCTTAGCCTCTAGGCTTAACAAACCTATTGCTAACATTATGATAAAACGCATTAAAATAACTGAGCCTTGTCTAAAATCTCTCTAGCCCCACTAGCTATAAACTCTTCTAAAAGCTCTTTAACTAACATAAAAGCCTTAGCCTTATCCCCTTGCTTTTCTTTAGAAATGACTTGCTCTCCATTAGGCAAGCCTAAAATCGCTTGGATTTTGACTTCATCATCAATTAGGCTTGCATGCACGCCTATAGGAATTTGACACCCCCCATTAAGGGCTTTGACAAACTCCCTTTCTAAATGACAGCAAAACGCAGTTTTTTCATCATTGAGTTTTTGAAGCGTTGAAAAATGCTTGTGGCTTTTTAGCATTTCTACCCCTAACGCCCCTTGTCC is a window encoding:
- a CDS encoding tetratricopeptide repeat protein — protein: MNWNKILKIVFCMLFLGELSAEWTKRDNSSLGIGERAYKEGNYSKATSNFKRACSEGVSEGCVQLGVIYENGQGTRIDYKKALEYYRTACQADDRQGCFGVGSLYDEGLGVDQNYQKAIDAYAKACVLKHPKSCYSLGIIYDRKIRGNFAQAVTYYQKSCNFDVAKGCYVLGVAYERGSLEVKQSNHKAVIYYLKACRLNDGQACRALGSLFENGDAGLDEDFEVAFDYLQKACGLNNPDGCASLGSMYMLGRYVKKDSHKAFDYFRQACEMGSGVSCSRMGFMYAQGDTIKKDLRKAFDNYERGCDMGDEKGCFALASMYYTNMKDKENAIRVYDKGCKLGMQQACENVTKLRGY
- a CDS encoding c-type cytochrome, with the protein product MRFIIMLAIGLLSLEAKEADFISDLEYGLALYKNPRGISCVKCHGFKGEKQKITSYYEKDEEKVLYAPKINDLDFKTFKDALYLGKGMMPKYNLNLEEVQAIYLYITSMGRKKTSTAK